The following proteins are encoded in a genomic region of Pyrus communis chromosome 11, drPyrComm1.1, whole genome shotgun sequence:
- the LOC137708505 gene encoding NAC domain-containing protein 100-like: MENTSGFIMEDEKMELPPGFRFHPTDEELVSHYLSPKVLDNFFCARAIGEVDLNKCEPWDLPWKAKMGEKEWYFFCVKDRKYPTGLRTNRATEAGYWKATGKDKEIYKAKTLVGMKKTLVFYTGRAPKGVKTNWVMHEYRLEGESSTHNLPKTAKNEWVICRIFQKSSGGKKTHISGLLRPSPFGNELRPSLLPPLMDSPAYNSDARTTATACETSHVSCFSDPAEDQKTEDDIMDSFNNSYNHQHHHHHHNNIHFASSSRSNPSAHLNSFYSNQIPPNIGLLHHQNSVLMQDPSLLTMLVENHAPNLRRSAKIEFSPDTGLSIDASSVVSNREMVQDDPSYSSAPIELDGLWNY; encoded by the exons ATGGAAAATACTTCTGGGTTTATTATGGAAGAtgagaagatggaacttcctCCGGGGTTCCGATTTCATCCAACGGATGAAGAGCTCGTAAGTCACTACCTATCCCCCAAAGTTCTTGACAACTTCTTCTGTGCTAGAGCAATTGGCGAGGTGGATTTGAACAAGTGTGAGCCTTGGGATTTGCCTT gGAAGGCAAAAATGGGAGAAAAGGAATGGTACTTCTTCTGTGTGAAAGACAGAAAATACCCAACTGGTCTGAGAACAAACCGGGCAACGGAGGCCGGGTACTGGAAAGCCACAGGCAAAGATAAGGAGATTTACAAGGCCAAAACCCTGGTTGGAATGAAGAAAACTCTGGTTTTCTACACAGGAAGAGCCCCAAAAGGTGTGAAGACCAATTGGGTCATGCATGAATACAGATTGGAGGGCGAAAGCTCTACCCATAATCTCCCCAAAACTGCGAAG AATGAGTGGGTGATTTGCAGAATTTTCCAAAAGAGTAGCGGTGGGAAGAAGACTCATATTTCAGGGTTGCTGAGGCCGAGCCCCTTCGGGAACGAATTGCGCCCTTCTTTACTCCCGCCATTAATGGATTCCCCAGCCTACAACAGCGACGCTAGAACAACAGCCACCGCCTGCGAAACCTCGCACGTGTCCTGCTTTTCTGATCCAGCGGAGGATCAGAAGACTGAGGACGACATTATGGACAGCTTCAACAACAGCTACAAccaccaacaccaccaccaccaccacaacaacATTCATTTCGCTTCTTCATCACGTTCGAATCCCTCTGCTCATTTGAACTCTTTTTATTCCAACCAAATCCCACCAAACATTGGACTATTGCACCACCAAAACTCAGTTTTGATGCAGGACCCGTCCTTATTGACGATGTTAGTTGAAAACCATGCACCAAACTTGAGGCGTAGTGCAAAAATAGAGTTCTCACCGGACACAGGGCTGAGCATCGATGCTTCCTCAGTGGTTTCAAACAGAGAAATGGTACAGGACGATCCATCGTACTCGTCCGCTCCGATAGAACTCGATGGCCTCTGGAATTATTGA